The genomic interval AATTTCAACTTGCCTGGTAGATGAAAAGCAAACAAATTAGCACGAGCTTAGAAACCTGAGCATGAACTGAAAAAATACTGAGACTTTCTATTGTTGACTTGCAACGGCGCCCGCTTGCGTTTATTTTGAGAGTAGATACATCAGTTTTAAGCATAAGTCTGTCTAACCGAATAGATATCCAGCAACCTGGAGAAGGAGCGAAAATGCTAGCACTGAGCCTGATTCTGGCAGATGGTGTGACCATCAAAATCGGAGACAATGTCTGGACATTTGGCCTCAATTTCATCATTTACCTGATCATTGCGGCCATTATTGGATTGATTGCGGAGTTTATTGTCGGCTGGCGATTGCCGTTTGGCTTCATCGGAGCGATCATCGCAGCGTTGATCGGCATCTGGCTGATGACCAACGTGATCATTATCACTGGCCTGCCCGATATTAAAATCAATACGACGCCGCCGGTCTATCTGCTACGAGCATTGATCGGAGCCATCATATTAGTGGCGATATGGCACCTGATAACATACCCACTCTATCGCCGCCGTCGGCGCTATTACCGCAGAGTGTGAACAAAAGCTTGACCGGTTAGTAGCCCTCGGACAGGGTATTTGCTACAGTATACTCTGTCCGAGGGTTTTATTTTGCGGTTTTTACGATCATGTTGTCGTGGTATGCGTGCAATTGACCTGGCCGGAGAAATAAGGGTGCAGGGCAACTTCCAATCTCATTGAACGTATTACTCCTTAGGATATAATGGTTGGTACGAGTAGGGCGAATTGCGCGCTGTTTATGAGGCTCTGGTGGAGAATACTCTTCTTACAAACGATAAAGATACTCGTACCATGCGGGTTCGAGCAAGCTACCGGGCCGCTATGCACGCAAACAGCAGGTTGTCAAAGTTCAAGCGTATCTCCTGGTTTACCTGGATTATTACGATTGGAACCACCGGCTTCTGGTGTTTCACTGCGTATCAGGTAGCGCTGGCATCTGGCGCTTATGGCTTTCATGCTATCCTGGCAAACGTTTTTGCCGATACACAAAACGCCGATGTGCTTATCCGGTATGGGGCAAAATATAATGAGGCGATTATCGCCGGACAATACTGGCGTTTTATTACGCCTATCTTTTTGCACGTCAATATTCTGCATGTGAGCCTGAATATGCTCAATTTCTTTATTCTGGGCCTATTCATCGAGCGCCTGTTCGGTCACCTGCGTTTCCTGTTGATCTACCTGCTGACGGGAGTTGTCAGCATTATCGCGAGTTTTTATTTCGCGCCGCAAGATGTCAGCGTCGGTGCGTCGGGCGCTATTTTCGGGCTGGTGGGCGCTTATAGCGTCTTCATTCTGATACATCGCCGCGCGTTTAGCCATGGCGGTATCCCTGCCATCGCCTGGCTGGTGGTCATTATTGGCTTGAATCTTGGCATCGGACTGGTCATTCCTAACGTGGACAATTATGCTCATCTAGGCGGATTCGTGAGTGGCTGTCTGTTGGGATGTTTTTTCGCCCCGTTCTACGTTGTATTACCAGAAGAGGGAAAATCGCAGTTGTTGGATATGCATAGCTTATCCCGCCGCTGGCCTCTTGCCCTGATAGCGATAGCAATCACGATATTTCTTGCAATTATCGCAGTACATTTTAGTGGAGGATAATCTTTTGGATGCACAAACAGATATTCAGACCTACCTGGAGCAAGGGAGGCGGGCACTTGCTCAGGGTCAGGGGCGGGAAGCAGCTATCGCTTACGCGCATGCCGCTCAGATCGAGCCGAATAACCCGCTAGTTCACCTGGGTCTCGCCGAGGCAAATCTGGCCCTTGGTTCCTATGGCGTTGTCTATATGGCCTGCCGCAAGGTGCAGGAGTTGCAGCCGGAGGGCGGCGTCGAGAGCGATATGGCAAAGACGCTGCTCGACCTGTTAGATCGCCGCTACGAACGCGCCTTGCAGGATGTCGACGCCGTAATTGCCGAGGACCCGGGCAATGCCTACGCGCATGCACTGCGCTCTTACCTGCTGCGTCTCAACCGGCAGGATTACGATGCAGGTCTGGCGCGGGCGCGAGCT from Ktedonobacteraceae bacterium carries:
- a CDS encoding rhomboid family intramembrane serine protease; the encoded protein is MRVRASYRAAMHANSRLSKFKRISWFTWIITIGTTGFWCFTAYQVALASGAYGFHAILANVFADTQNADVLIRYGAKYNEAIIAGQYWRFITPIFLHVNILHVSLNMLNFFILGLFIERLFGHLRFLLIYLLTGVVSIIASFYFAPQDVSVGASGAIFGLVGAYSVFILIHRRAFSHGGIPAIAWLVVIIGLNLGIGLVIPNVDNYAHLGGFVSGCLLGCFFAPFYVVLPEEGKSQLLDMHSLSRRWPLALIAIAITIFLAIIAVHFSGG